A window of Macrotis lagotis isolate mMagLag1 chromosome X, bilby.v1.9.chrom.fasta, whole genome shotgun sequence contains these coding sequences:
- the LOC141500032 gene encoding lymphocyte antigen 6D-like, with translation MKAELCLLLFSLMLLGQVSMVLALKCHECVGTDDCLKPTDCNNLTNYCLNTWETPPGEKTWVIKSCAYSCPPAQEEYGSSPAMCCRTDLCNSALVSRLSGFLLLICLSAGISGILASIAL, from the exons ATGAAAGCTGAATTGTGCCTGCTCTTGTTTTCACTGATGCTCTTGGGCCAAG TTTCCATGGTCCTGGCCTTGAAGTGTCATGAATGTGTGGGGACTGATGACTGCCTAAAGCCTACAGATTGTAACAACCTAACAAATTATTGCCTAAACACATGGGAAA CTCCTCCAGGTGAGAAGACTTGGGTCATCAAGTCTTGTGCTTACAGTTGTCCACCTGCCCAAGAAGAATATGGTTCTTCCCCAGCCATGTGTTGTCGGACAGATCTCTGTAACAGTGCTCTGGTCAGCAGGCTTAGTGGATTCCTTCTCCTCATCTGTCTATCAGCTGGGATATCTGGGATCCTTGCTTCAATTGCTCTGTAG